In a single window of the Leisingera daeponensis DSM 23529 genome:
- a CDS encoding nodulation protein NodH: MSEPAFDYFVVFAEMRTGSNFLETNLNAFDGLACHGEAFNPHFIGYPESADILGVTQSLREADPARLIQEIRAQPGVLGGFRYFHDHDPRVLDLMLEDPRCAKIVLTRNPLDSYVSWKIAQETGQWKLTNVKRRKEAKAQFDAAEFAAHAGALQAFQVTLLNRLQALGQTAFYVAYEDLQSVAVMNGLARWLGVPQQLDALDESLKRQNPAPVLDKVANPEEMQAALSGLDRFNLTRTPNFEPRRGPAVPGYVAGAVTPLLYLPLKGGPEAEVEQWMAVLDRVAPDGLIRGLNQKQLRQWKRGNKGFRSFTVLRHPAARAHAVFCRRILNAGEGSYRQIRNTLRRQFGLAVPEAGPGEGYSRAQHREAFSTFLEFVRASLAGQTSVRLDAEWASQSQALEGFAGAGVPDLLIRETEMAEDLPALARKLGRMEPGPVPAAPPEQPFALDEIYDAGLEALIASVYQRDYLAFGFGPWRAD, encoded by the coding sequence ATGTCTGAACCCGCTTTTGATTACTTCGTTGTCTTTGCCGAAATGCGGACCGGGTCCAATTTCCTGGAGACCAATCTGAATGCCTTTGACGGGCTCGCCTGTCATGGCGAGGCGTTCAATCCGCATTTCATCGGCTACCCCGAGTCCGCGGATATCCTGGGTGTGACCCAGAGCCTGCGCGAGGCCGATCCGGCGCGGCTGATCCAGGAGATCAGGGCGCAGCCGGGGGTGCTTGGGGGCTTCCGCTATTTTCACGACCATGATCCGCGGGTGCTGGATCTGATGCTGGAGGATCCGCGCTGCGCCAAGATCGTGCTTACGCGCAATCCGCTGGACAGCTACGTGTCCTGGAAGATCGCCCAAGAGACCGGGCAGTGGAAGCTGACCAATGTGAAGCGCCGCAAGGAAGCCAAGGCACAGTTCGATGCGGCGGAGTTTGCCGCCCATGCCGGGGCGCTGCAGGCCTTTCAGGTGACGCTGCTGAACCGGCTGCAGGCGCTGGGCCAGACTGCGTTTTATGTGGCTTATGAAGACCTGCAAAGCGTTGCGGTGATGAACGGGCTGGCCCGCTGGCTGGGAGTTCCGCAGCAGCTGGATGCGCTGGACGAGAGCCTCAAGCGGCAGAACCCGGCACCGGTGCTGGACAAGGTGGCCAATCCCGAGGAGATGCAGGCGGCCCTGTCCGGCCTGGACAGGTTCAACCTGACCCGCACCCCGAACTTCGAGCCGCGCCGCGGACCGGCGGTGCCCGGCTATGTGGCGGGTGCGGTGACGCCGCTTTTGTATCTGCCGCTGAAGGGCGGGCCTGAGGCGGAGGTGGAGCAGTGGATGGCGGTTCTGGACCGGGTCGCGCCGGACGGGCTGATCCGGGGCCTGAACCAGAAGCAGCTGCGCCAGTGGAAGCGCGGCAATAAGGGCTTTCGCAGCTTTACCGTGCTGCGGCATCCGGCGGCGCGGGCCCATGCAGTGTTCTGCCGCAGGATCCTGAACGCGGGCGAGGGCAGTTACCGGCAGATCCGCAACACGCTGCGGCGGCAGTTCGGGCTGGCGGTGCCGGAGGCGGGGCCGGGCGAGGGGTACAGCCGGGCGCAGCACCGGGAGGCGTTCTCTACGTTCCTGGAATTCGTGCGGGCCAGCCTGGCGGGCCAGACCTCGGTCCGGCTGGATGCGGAATGGGCCAGCCAGAGCCAGGCGCTGGAGGGGTTTGCCGGCGCCGGGGTGCCGGATCTGCTGATCCGCGAGACGGAGATGGCAGAGGATTTGCCGGCCCTGGCGCGGAAACTGGGGCGGATGGAGCCCGGGCCGGTTCCGGCCGCGCCGCCGGAGCAGCCATTTGCGTTGGATGAGATTTACGACGCCGGTCTGGAGGCGCTGATCGCGTCGGTCTACCAGCGCGACTATCTGGCGTTCGGCTTCGGGCCTTGGCGCGCAGACTGA
- a CDS encoding LptA/OstA family protein, producing MSYLRTLIFCLPLAVFPGLAAAQTASVAFGAVKADPSQPVEVTADNLAVNQADGSAEFTGNVLIVQGIMRLSADTVLVIYKTADDSGAKAGIERLEAAGNVVLVSGPDAAEAERAEYTIDTGTIVMTGNVLLNQEGGTLASNRLEVNLTSGTAKMAGRVKTILNPSGGSN from the coding sequence GTGTCCTATTTGCGCACCCTGATCTTCTGCCTGCCGCTGGCGGTATTTCCCGGCCTCGCGGCAGCGCAAACGGCCTCTGTGGCCTTTGGCGCCGTCAAGGCCGACCCCAGCCAGCCCGTCGAAGTCACCGCCGACAATCTGGCGGTCAACCAAGCTGACGGATCCGCCGAGTTCACCGGCAATGTTCTGATCGTGCAGGGCATCATGCGGCTGTCCGCGGACACCGTCCTGGTGATCTACAAAACCGCGGACGACAGCGGCGCCAAGGCAGGCATCGAACGGCTGGAGGCGGCCGGCAACGTGGTGCTGGTCAGCGGGCCTGATGCGGCGGAGGCAGAGCGCGCGGAATACACCATCGACACGGGCACCATCGTGATGACCGGCAATGTGCTGCTCAATCAGGAGGGCGGCACCCTGGCGTCGAACCGGCTGGAGGTGAACCTGACCTCGGGCACTGCCAAGATGGCCGGCCGGGTGAAGACCATTCTGAACCCCAGCGGCGGCAGCAACTGA
- a CDS encoding VPEID-CTERM sorting domain-containing protein, which produces MKKLISAVHAAFIVNCMTLSVAFAAPGNGNGNGNGVGNGNGGNGNGNAHGVPEIDASAGLLALAAVGAALILAWEVNRRRA; this is translated from the coding sequence ATGAAAAAACTTATTTCCGCCGTTCATGCCGCTTTCATTGTCAACTGCATGACCCTGTCCGTCGCGTTTGCTGCGCCCGGCAATGGCAATGGCAACGGGAATGGGGTCGGCAACGGCAACGGGGGCAACGGCAACGGCAATGCGCATGGCGTGCCGGAAATCGATGCGAGTGCCGGTCTGCTGGCTCTGGCCGCAGTTGGCGCGGCGCTGATCCTTGCCTGGGAAGTCAACCGCCGCCGCGCCTGA
- the lptC gene encoding LPS export ABC transporter periplasmic protein LptC, with the protein MDSHSRAVAYLKVLLPLAALVLMSTLFLISRGVNTDAVIPFAQKEIEDRMKGQQVTAPFFSGTTASGDEIMVTASLARPGRDGTPAVASDLSADIRLAQGGRITLASETGSIHPDRDIAQFTGNVQITSADGLVVETEELNTALSGLEADSPGPVRATGAIGELTAGNMHIGVKTEGGPVHMLFKNGVKLLYDPQQPER; encoded by the coding sequence ATGGACAGCCATTCCAGAGCCGTTGCCTATCTCAAGGTGCTGCTGCCGCTGGCGGCGCTGGTTCTGATGTCGACCCTGTTCCTGATCTCGCGGGGGGTGAACACCGATGCGGTGATCCCCTTTGCGCAGAAGGAGATCGAGGACCGGATGAAGGGCCAGCAGGTGACCGCGCCCTTCTTCTCCGGCACCACCGCCAGCGGCGACGAGATCATGGTCACCGCCTCCCTGGCCCGTCCCGGCCGCGACGGCACGCCGGCGGTTGCCAGCGATCTGTCTGCCGATATCCGGCTGGCCCAGGGCGGCCGGATCACGCTGGCGTCCGAAACCGGCTCCATCCACCCGGACCGGGATATCGCGCAGTTTACCGGCAACGTTCAAATCACGTCTGCGGACGGGCTTGTGGTCGAGACCGAAGAGCTGAACACCGCGCTGAGCGGACTGGAGGCGGACAGCCCCGGACCGGTCCGCGCCACCGGCGCCATCGGCGAGCTGACTGCGGGAAATATGCACATCGGCGTCAAAACCGAAGGCGGACCGGTCCATATGCTGTTCAAAAACGGCGTGAAGCTGCTATATGATCCCCAGCAACCGGAAAGATAA
- a CDS encoding metallophosphoesterase, protein MLRKFAKSAAFADPAPEVPLCVIGDVHGCLPLLEQMLAQVPQDHQVILAGDYVDRGEQSAGVLRYLSARPDLTCLMGNHEDMLLRFLQNPARDGGRWIRNGGLQTLASFGICGARPQMSADELRGCRDRLQAAMGEDLIAWITGLETSLLSGTVLVAHAGADPGTAADEQQDGTLLWGHREFFRTPRRDGVWVVHGHTIVSKPAAERGRIAVDTGAYATGTLSAVCLDGSAPRFLSVPGQPA, encoded by the coding sequence ATGCTCCGCAAGTTTGCAAAGAGCGCCGCCTTTGCGGATCCCGCGCCTGAGGTGCCGCTCTGCGTGATCGGCGACGTGCATGGCTGCCTGCCGCTGCTGGAGCAGATGCTGGCCCAGGTGCCGCAGGATCACCAGGTCATCCTGGCAGGGGATTACGTCGACAGGGGCGAGCAGAGCGCCGGCGTGCTGCGCTATCTGAGCGCCCGCCCGGATCTTACCTGCCTGATGGGCAATCACGAGGATATGCTGCTGCGTTTCCTGCAGAACCCCGCCCGCGACGGCGGCCGCTGGATCAGGAACGGCGGGCTGCAAACGCTGGCATCCTTCGGCATCTGCGGCGCCCGCCCGCAGATGAGCGCAGATGAGCTGCGCGGCTGCCGCGACCGCCTGCAGGCGGCGATGGGGGAGGATCTGATTGCCTGGATTACCGGCCTGGAGACCTCCCTGCTGTCCGGCACTGTGCTGGTGGCCCACGCCGGGGCAGACCCCGGCACAGCCGCAGACGAGCAGCAGGACGGCACGCTGCTGTGGGGGCACCGGGAGTTCTTCCGCACCCCGCGCCGGGACGGGGTCTGGGTCGTGCATGGCCATACCATCGTCAGCAAGCCCGCGGCGGAGCGGGGCCGGATTGCCGTTGATACCGGCGCCTATGCCACCGGAACCCTGTCCGCGGTCTGCCTGGATGGCAGCGCGCCGCGGTTCCTAAGCGTTCCGGGGCAACCTGCCTGA
- a CDS encoding ribonuclease D, producing MANHLYKNDLPDGLDLGPVVAIDCETMGLNPHRDRLCVIQMSGGDGNAHIVQVEKGQTEAPNLCRMLEDPNVLKLFHFGRFDIAAMYHAFGALAAPVYCTKIASRLVRTYTDRHGLKNLTQELLGIDISKQQQMSDWGAEELTEAQLDYAASDVLHLHKLREALDKRLAREGRSEMAQACFDFLPMRAKLDLAGWPEIDIFAHS from the coding sequence GTGGCCAACCACCTGTACAAAAACGACCTGCCCGACGGGCTGGACCTCGGTCCCGTTGTCGCCATCGACTGCGAGACCATGGGGCTGAACCCGCACCGCGACCGGCTTTGCGTGATTCAGATGTCCGGCGGCGACGGCAACGCGCACATCGTGCAGGTCGAAAAGGGCCAGACCGAAGCGCCCAACCTGTGCCGGATGCTGGAAGACCCCAATGTGCTGAAACTGTTCCATTTCGGCCGGTTCGACATCGCCGCCATGTACCACGCCTTCGGCGCCCTGGCCGCGCCGGTCTATTGCACCAAGATCGCAAGCCGCCTGGTGCGCACCTATACAGACCGGCACGGGCTGAAGAACCTGACTCAGGAACTCTTGGGCATCGACATCTCCAAGCAGCAGCAGATGAGCGACTGGGGCGCGGAGGAGCTGACCGAAGCGCAGCTTGACTACGCGGCCTCCGACGTGCTGCACCTGCACAAGCTGCGCGAGGCGCTGGACAAGCGGCTGGCCCGCGAAGGCCGCTCTGAGATGGCTCAGGCCTGCTTCGATTTCCTTCCCATGCGCGCCAAGCTGGACCTGGCCGGCTGGCCCGAAATTGACATCTTTGCCCACTCATGA
- a CDS encoding PTS sugar transporter subunit IIA, translating into MQISSILKPEAVRVIGAASSKKRLFQEVADIAQTAYGLDAQPTVEALLDRESLGPTGVGHGVALPHARLDSISEVCGVFLILEKPLDFGAVDRQPVDIAFALFAPEDAGVEHLKALALVSRTLREQSFCTKLRANHDPATLYTILTEGQSVQAA; encoded by the coding sequence ATGCAGATTTCCAGCATCCTCAAGCCAGAGGCCGTCCGGGTAATCGGAGCGGCTTCGAGCAAGAAGCGGTTGTTCCAGGAAGTCGCAGATATTGCTCAGACTGCCTACGGGCTGGACGCCCAGCCCACGGTCGAGGCCCTGCTGGACCGCGAGAGCCTCGGCCCCACCGGTGTCGGCCATGGCGTCGCCCTGCCGCACGCCCGGCTGGACAGCATCAGCGAGGTCTGCGGCGTCTTTTTGATCCTTGAGAAACCGCTGGATTTCGGCGCCGTCGACCGTCAGCCGGTGGACATCGCCTTTGCCCTGTTTGCGCCGGAAGATGCAGGCGTCGAACACCTGAAGGCCCTGGCGCTGGTCTCGCGCACCCTGCGGGAGCAAAGCTTCTGCACCAAGCTGCGCGCCAACCACGACCCGGCCACGCTTTACACCATCCTGACCGAGGGTCAGTCAGTCCAGGCTGCCTGA
- the lptB gene encoding LPS export ABC transporter ATP-binding protein, protein MAKPDLTVTEGSSGLRIERLRKSYRKRVVIRDVSMSLNRGEVVALLGPNGSGKTTSFYAIAGLVFPEAGTVSIDGQNVTGLPMYRRARLGIGYLPQEMSIFRGLSVEDNISAVLDISQKHEHKRRERLEELLSDFSIEHLRRAPALALSGGERRRVEIARCLAADPKYLLLDEPFAGVDPISVGDIRHLVSDLKKRGIGVLITDHNVRETLEIVDRAYILHDGQVLMSGSPEEVVENENVRRVYLGDNFRIS, encoded by the coding sequence ATGGCGAAACCTGACCTGACCGTGACCGAGGGCTCCTCCGGGCTGCGCATCGAGCGGCTGCGCAAATCCTACCGCAAGCGGGTGGTGATCCGGGATGTCTCGATGTCGCTGAACCGCGGCGAGGTGGTGGCGCTGCTGGGGCCCAACGGCTCTGGCAAGACCACCAGCTTCTATGCCATCGCCGGGCTGGTGTTTCCCGAAGCGGGCACCGTCAGCATCGACGGCCAGAATGTGACCGGCCTGCCGATGTACCGCCGCGCGCGGCTGGGCATCGGCTATCTGCCGCAGGAAATGTCGATCTTCCGCGGCCTGTCGGTGGAGGACAACATCTCCGCCGTTCTGGACATCTCGCAAAAGCATGAGCACAAGCGCCGCGAGCGGCTGGAAGAGCTGCTGTCGGACTTCTCGATCGAGCATCTGCGCCGCGCGCCCGCGCTGGCGCTGTCCGGCGGCGAGCGCCGCCGCGTCGAAATCGCGCGCTGCCTGGCCGCAGACCCCAAGTATCTGCTGCTCGATGAGCCCTTCGCCGGCGTGGACCCGATCTCGGTCGGCGACATCCGCCATCTGGTGAGCGACCTCAAGAAGCGCGGCATCGGCGTGCTGATCACAGACCACAACGTGCGCGAAACGCTGGAGATCGTCGACCGCGCCTATATCCTGCACGACGGCCAGGTTCTGATGTCCGGCAGCCCCGAGGAAGTGGTCGAAAACGAGAACGTCCGCCGGGTCTATCTGGGCGACAATTTCCGCATCTCCTAA
- the hpf gene encoding ribosome hibernation-promoting factor, HPF/YfiA family, translating to MRYKISGKQIDIGEALQTHVQNELGSAVQKYAERPTDAAVVFSRSAHEYVCEATVHLSTGLSAQAKAHATEIYAAFEACCEKMEKQLRRYKRRLKDHHKDRSEPVEHLGANSYILAAEEADSEPDTLQPIIVAEMETRIPSLSVGEAVMQMELAGAPVLVFRNEGKNGLNVVYRREDGNIGWIDP from the coding sequence ATGCGTTACAAAATCAGCGGAAAACAGATCGACATCGGTGAAGCTCTGCAGACCCATGTGCAGAACGAACTGGGGTCGGCCGTTCAGAAATATGCCGAACGCCCGACCGACGCGGCTGTGGTCTTTTCCCGTTCGGCGCATGAATATGTGTGTGAAGCCACCGTCCATCTGTCGACCGGATTGAGCGCTCAGGCCAAGGCGCATGCCACGGAGATCTATGCCGCCTTCGAGGCCTGCTGCGAAAAGATGGAAAAACAGCTGCGCCGCTACAAGCGCCGCCTGAAGGACCATCACAAGGACCGCAGCGAGCCGGTTGAACATTTGGGCGCCAACTCGTATATCCTCGCGGCTGAGGAAGCGGATTCCGAACCGGACACGCTGCAGCCGATCATCGTCGCCGAAATGGAAACCCGCATTCCGTCTCTATCGGTCGGGGAAGCGGTGATGCAGATGGAGCTGGCAGGCGCCCCGGTTCTGGTCTTCCGCAACGAAGGCAAGAACGGATTGAATGTGGTCTACCGCCGTGAAGACGGCAATATTGGCTGGATTGATCCGTAA
- a CDS encoding KpsF/GutQ family sugar-phosphate isomerase yields the protein MTDSEKFLVTARQVITDEAQALNALAEGLDERFAEAVQLILQAKGRIIVSGIGKSGHIGHKIAATLASTGTPAYFVHPAEASHGDLGMLSEGDVVLAISNSGEAPELANLLAFTRRFSIPLIGLSSKMDSTLMKQADVHLQIPSLGEACGFGMVPSISTTLTLAMGDALAIALMKHRDFRPENFRDFHPGGKLGAQLSKVRDLMHAGDALPLVSGDTPMADALIEISQKGFGVAGVAAADGSLAGIITDGDLRRHMDGLLNKTAAEVMTAGPATIAPGAMAQEAVAVMNQRKITCLFVVDPDNGQKAEGLLHIHDCLRAGLG from the coding sequence ATGACCGATTCCGAAAAATTCCTCGTCACCGCACGGCAGGTGATCACCGATGAGGCGCAGGCGCTGAATGCCCTGGCCGAAGGCTTGGACGAGCGCTTTGCCGAAGCGGTGCAGCTGATCTTGCAAGCCAAGGGCCGCATCATCGTGAGCGGCATCGGCAAATCCGGCCATATCGGCCACAAGATTGCCGCGACACTGGCGTCCACCGGGACCCCGGCCTATTTCGTGCATCCGGCCGAGGCCAGCCACGGCGATCTGGGCATGCTGTCCGAAGGCGATGTGGTGCTGGCGATCTCCAACTCCGGCGAGGCGCCGGAGCTGGCCAATCTGCTGGCCTTCACCCGCCGCTTTTCGATCCCGCTGATCGGGCTGTCCAGCAAGATGGACAGCACCCTGATGAAACAGGCCGACGTGCATCTGCAGATCCCCTCGCTGGGCGAGGCCTGCGGGTTCGGGATGGTGCCGTCGATCTCCACCACGCTGACGCTGGCGATGGGCGATGCGCTGGCGATTGCGCTGATGAAGCACCGCGATTTCCGCCCAGAGAACTTCCGCGACTTCCATCCGGGCGGCAAGCTGGGCGCGCAGCTGAGCAAGGTGCGCGACCTGATGCACGCGGGCGACGCCTTGCCGCTGGTCAGCGGCGACACCCCGATGGCCGATGCGCTGATCGAAATCAGCCAGAAGGGCTTTGGTGTCGCGGGCGTTGCCGCCGCCGACGGCTCGCTGGCCGGCATCATCACCGACGGCGACCTGCGCCGCCACATGGACGGGCTGCTGAACAAGACCGCGGCCGAGGTGATGACCGCAGGCCCCGCCACCATCGCTCCCGGCGCCATGGCGCAGGAAGCGGTTGCGGTGATGAACCAGCGCAAGATCACCTGCCTGTTTGTGGTCGATCCCGATAACGGGCAGAAGGCTGAGGGCCTGCTGCACATCCACGACTGCCTGCGCGCAGGCCTGGGCTGA
- a CDS encoding beta-1,6-N-acetylglucosaminyltransferase, with translation MSTAGVVMLVHTALERAAQVVRHWTAAGCPVVLHVDRKVRHEAFERFRRSLDGNPLVRFSARHHCEWGTWGIVAATQAASEVMLAEFPDVRHVYLASGSCLPLRPVQELMDYLAARPDTDFIESATTADVPWIVGGLSHERFTLRFPFSWKKHRYLFDRYVKLQRKLRFKRRIPAGLVPHMGSQWWCLTRRTLTAILQDPDRPAYDAYFRKVWIPDESYFQTLARRYSSNIESRSLTLSKFDFQGKPHIFYDDHLQLLRRSDCFVARKIWPHADRLYQAFLTDTDGALKRTEPNPGKIDRIFAKAVERRTRGRPGLYMQSRFPGQGSENGITSNPYSVFQGFTELFEDFEPWLARTTGARVHGHLFAPEGAEFAQAQSLINGCLNSNAKARDCNPESFLTSLIWNTRGERQCFQFGPRDNQAVNWLLARDTNAQVSVISGAWAVPLFKSSRSFAELRQEAARLQQIEAEQLKILRSQWTKARVRIWSMADFAEAPMEPLQTVLGEIGAISVRHLSEAPKMTDLEGFGQFLQTLKNQGMHPYLMGDFPAGPMPVSPSAPQRKPYLVR, from the coding sequence ATGAGCACGGCCGGGGTTGTCATGCTGGTCCACACCGCGCTGGAACGGGCGGCGCAGGTGGTGCGCCACTGGACCGCGGCAGGCTGCCCCGTTGTGCTGCATGTGGACCGCAAGGTCCGGCATGAAGCGTTTGAGCGTTTCCGCCGGTCTCTGGACGGCAACCCGCTGGTTCGGTTTTCCGCCCGCCACCACTGCGAATGGGGCACCTGGGGTATCGTTGCCGCCACGCAGGCGGCGTCTGAGGTGATGCTGGCGGAGTTTCCGGATGTGCGCCACGTTTACCTGGCCTCGGGCTCCTGCCTGCCGCTCAGGCCGGTGCAGGAGCTGATGGACTACCTGGCCGCGCGCCCGGACACCGATTTCATCGAAAGTGCCACCACCGCGGATGTGCCTTGGATTGTCGGCGGCCTCAGCCATGAACGGTTCACGCTGCGGTTTCCGTTTTCATGGAAAAAGCACCGCTACCTGTTCGACCGCTACGTGAAACTGCAACGCAAGCTGCGGTTCAAGCGGCGGATCCCGGCCGGGCTGGTGCCGCATATGGGCAGCCAGTGGTGGTGCCTGACCCGGCGGACCCTGACGGCAATCCTGCAGGACCCGGACCGCCCGGCCTATGATGCCTATTTCCGCAAGGTCTGGATCCCGGACGAAAGCTACTTCCAGACCCTGGCTCGGCGGTATTCCAGCAATATCGAAAGCCGCTCCCTGACGCTGAGCAAGTTCGATTTTCAGGGTAAGCCGCATATCTTCTATGACGACCATCTGCAGCTCTTGCGCCGGTCCGACTGTTTTGTCGCGCGCAAGATCTGGCCGCATGCGGACCGGCTGTATCAGGCGTTCCTGACCGACACCGACGGTGCGCTGAAACGGACCGAGCCGAACCCCGGCAAGATCGACCGGATCTTTGCCAAGGCGGTGGAGCGGCGCACCCGCGGGCGGCCCGGCCTTTACATGCAAAGCCGGTTTCCCGGGCAAGGGTCGGAAAACGGGATCACCTCCAACCCCTATTCGGTGTTCCAGGGCTTCACGGAGCTGTTCGAGGATTTTGAGCCCTGGCTGGCCAGAACCACCGGCGCCCGGGTGCACGGCCATCTCTTCGCGCCGGAGGGGGCGGAGTTCGCGCAAGCGCAGAGCCTGATCAACGGCTGCCTCAACAGCAATGCCAAAGCGCGCGACTGTAATCCGGAAAGCTTTCTGACCAGCCTGATCTGGAATACCCGCGGCGAGCGCCAGTGCTTTCAGTTCGGCCCGCGCGACAATCAGGCGGTGAACTGGCTGCTGGCGCGCGATACAAATGCGCAGGTCTCAGTCATCAGCGGCGCCTGGGCGGTGCCGCTGTTCAAATCCAGCCGCAGCTTCGCGGAACTGCGGCAGGAGGCGGCGCGGCTGCAGCAGATCGAGGCGGAGCAGCTGAAGATCCTGCGGTCGCAATGGACCAAGGCGCGGGTGCGGATCTGGAGCATGGCGGACTTTGCAGAAGCGCCGATGGAGCCGCTTCAGACCGTTCTCGGCGAAATCGGCGCGATCTCCGTCCGCCACCTGAGCGAGGCCCCGAAGATGACGGATCTTGAAGGCTTCGGCCAGTTTCTGCAGACTCTGAAGAACCAGGGGATGCACCCCTATCTGATGGGGGATTTTCCGGCCGGACCGATGCCCGTCAGCCCGTCCGCGCCGCAGCGCAAACCCTATCTGGTGCGATAA